The genomic DNA ACCACGGGCGCGTGGGCGGGCGAGATTGGGATGGTGCAGATGTTGCCACGCGACATTCTGGTAAATGGCGTGGATGGCGATGGCGACGGACATGTATCGCTGAAAACTTCGGCCCCCGACGCATTGCTGTCGGGGGGCAAGATGCTGTCGCATCTGGGCTGGCGCAAGGGCGAGCCGTGGTTGCAGGAGGTCGCGGTGCCTGCGAACCTCGACTGGTCACAAACCGGCCTGCGCACGACGAAGCGCGCATCGGACTGGGCCGCGCTGGGCGTGAAACCGCGCCATGGCAAACTCGCGGGGCATCTGCCCGCCAGCATCATTCTGCCAGAGGGGCGCAAGGGGCCGGCGTTCATCGCCTATCCGAATTTCAGTGTCTATTTCGAATGGAACCAAAGCTTTACCTACGTTCTGACCGCCGCTTATTTCGCCAATCGGCTAGAAGGGGCGCCGGTGATGACGCGTGGCAACCCTGAACCGGGGCTGAGCAGCAGCCAGATGAAGCAACTGCAACGCAAGCTGACGGCACGAGGTTACAACGTGGGCAAAGCCGACGGAATTTTGGGGGCTGGCACCCGCGCGGCAGTGCAGGACCTGCAGCAAAAGCTGGGCTTGCCCGCCGACGCGTGGCCGACCGGAGCGTTGCTGTCAAAGCTCTGACAGAACAACATAAAATCTGATATTCTGTAGCAAATTACAGTAGCGGCCCTGCACTCGCAAAACCTGTGATGCGGGGCCGCTTCACGCTGACGTGAACGCACGTTATCGCGCCAATCCGAAACTTTCCTGACCGGACCTGCGTGGCTCTGGGCAACACGCTTGAAACGGCACTCATGCCTCAAGCGCAAAACGGAAAGCGAAATC from Roseovarius pelagicus includes the following:
- a CDS encoding lytic murein transglycosylase; amino-acid sequence: MRLFKCLSTALLIGTGMPALAAGTCGGSFNGFVQSMANEAVSRGHDAGTVKQFFGSVRQDGKVLKADRAQGVFQKPFTEFAQRLISSNRLTTGRAKAKQYNSVFKRIEQEYGVSRGVLLAFWAFETDFGGFQGDFNTLNALVTLAHDCRRPHLFRPQVFAALELYEKGDFDPRRTTGAWAGEIGMVQMLPRDILVNGVDGDGDGHVSLKTSAPDALLSGGKMLSHLGWRKGEPWLQEVAVPANLDWSQTGLRTTKRASDWAALGVKPRHGKLAGHLPASIILPEGRKGPAFIAYPNFSVYFEWNQSFTYVLTAAYFANRLEGAPVMTRGNPEPGLSSSQMKQLQRKLTARGYNVGKADGILGAGTRAAVQDLQQKLGLPADAWPTGALLSKL